TCGAGCAACCGGCAGGCTTTCCGGAGTTGGACGAGCGCTTCATCAGACACATCCAAATCCGTTTCACTCGATTGGCCGCGTGTATCCTGAAAGGCTTGCTCCGCTGTATTGAGGGCGTCTTCAACGTAACTATCGTCCATTCGTGAGTACCTCCGATTTGAGCTGTTGCAGTGACTCGGAATCGACAAGCGTGAGTCCAGTTGTGAAGATTTCGCGTAATCGATCTCCATATCGCTGGGCAGTGGTTGTGGACTCGACGAGGACTTGGAATTTAAATCGGTCACCATCAAAGCGCTCGTCACTGAGTTCTGAGGCTATTTCGTGAGCTGTCTGTTGGGCGAGTGCTTGCTCATCATCAACGAGAACGAAGCAGTCGATATCACTCCGTCGATCAGCTTTGCCCCGAGCGACACTGCCGAATAGGACGATCCCGTGGACGGTGGAAAGTTCCTCGGTTACTCGGTCGACAAGCGTTCGGACAGGGTCACGGAACTCTGCTTGGGGAATCTCGAGGATTGGGTCATCCGGATGTGAAAGCCGTTCACGATTGATTTGAACGAGTTTCCGGTTTCCGTCGTACGAGGTCGTAACGAGATGTGTTGCTTCGAGCAAGTCAACGGCATCAGTAACACTGCTTGCGCTGTGCTCTGTGACTCGCCGGAGATCCCGAATACTGAGCGCAGTGTGTGGGCTTGCGGCGAGAAGATTGAGGATGTCGCTGGTTGCTGCATGCCGAAAGAGTCTGCCCTCCGGGACTGGAAGCGGCAGTTTGATCGACTTTCCCGTCTGTCGGTCGCTCTTAGCTACCATGGTCGCTCTTAACGACCAAAACACATGTAATTTTCCATCGGGCTGGCTCCGACACGCACTCACGCCGTCCTCGACTATCGCTATTGGGAGTAGTCGATTATACCGTTGTAATAGAGGGGGATCGCGAGAGCGACCCCCTCCGTTTCGCAGAAATAGACGCACTTCACCGTACCCAACCCATTACTACCACCGTGTGTCACCGGCAAGGCGGTGTGAATCTCGGGTGGTGGTGTGGTTCGAGAGGGGGTTCACAGAACCCCCGTGATTACAACGCTATAATTAGCGGCCTCCGTTTCCTCCCGCGTTCGCTTCGTGGGCGCGCATCCACCCCGCCAAATCAGGATGCCCGAACGTGATTTCGATGTGATGGCCACCGACGCCCATCGCATCGTCCACCGACAACGTTCGTGACTCCTTGTAGCTCACACCGGGGACGCGTTCGGCCATCTCCACCATGACGCGATAGCCGTCGTTTTGTTATTGGATAACGGTACTCCTTATCGGATCCAAGCACGTTGCAATCTATCGCACTGTTGTAAACTACTCTGGCACTGAACGAGGTACATATTCTGGCCCGGCACAAACGGTGAGTTTCTGTGGACGAATCTGCAATGCGAGATGCTCGTGGGTGCTCAGTTCACTATCAAGACTCAATTCAATCGGCTCATCGTGGAGGCTATCGATCTCTAATCGCTTTACCTGCATATGGTGAACGTGATCGGTGTCCTGGCCCAGTAGTCGGTGGGAGGCTGCGTCGGCGACGATGTCACTCGTCGACATCTCCTCGACAATGACGACATCGAAGAGCCCCACCCTCGACGTTCGCCTGTCCTCCTTGATTGACGAACCGGCGGACGTTTTCAATGAGCGCACACAGGGCCTCTCCGGTTCACGTTATCTCTTTGCCTTTCGGGACTGCCGAGAGTTCGATGTTGAGTCCGTCGAATCTCATCACTTCTTGAACACCTGCAATGACTAATGCGAGTGAACCGAATTGCTCTTTCAACTCGCCCCACGTGCCGACGTCGATACACCGCCTCGCTCCTGATTTGAGTACATCGAAGCCCTGCTCGACCGTCGTAATCCCGAGATTCGTCCTAGCAACCTTTTCCGTGCCCGTCAGAATCACGCCGAGCGTTACCGCGTCAAGTCCGCTCGCTTGGACGAGCCTTTGGATCACTTCGTGCACGTTCCATTGCCGCCAGCAACAGCTAACACGTCCACACCGTCTGCATCGGCTTCTGCGTGAGCGTGATAGCATGTCCCTCGCACTCGATCTCATAGATCGTGTACCACTGGCAGTCAGTCATTCGTGCATTATTCACTCGAGACCAGGCGTGTCCAGGTCTGTTTAGTGCAACATGTGGGTGTATGAGTCACCGTATTATTGTGAGCAACTTCGATTGAATATTTGGTGTATAACAGTGGATGTTTCCCAAAATCTCTGGTTGACCCTCTGCACGCCCACTATAGTAGCTGAGACTGTCGAATTGGCGATGCAGAGTTCAGGCGTAACTATCTTGTTACCCATATCCTCTTTGTTCATTTCAACGTACAATTCTCAGTTAATTTCCATACAGAGCGTCTATATACAATGTTCCCAAACTATCCTGGCGAGAGAGACACACGCATGACCGGCCCGGAGGACTTCCCGATTCCCGACGCACAGCCCACATCAGGGATGCAGCCACTGAACGGCACTGAACCGATCGAAACGACAGTCATCAACCGCATTCTACAGCACGAAAATACCGACCCGGAGGACCTTGTCCCACTCTACGAGGTCATCGACCCAGAAGCCCTCAACCTGCTGTTTGCCCCCCGACGAGATGGGTCGTCTCGCTCGACAGCGGGCACAGTCAGGTTTCAGTATTGTGGGTATCAAGTCACCGTCACCAGCGACCACGACGTCAGACTCGACCCGCTCACCGACGAATAATCACAGAAAGTCTGCAGCTACACAGTCCCAGCCCCATCTCGGGAGTGATTGGTGAGCGATGCAGCCACTGCGTGACGACTCGCAACTGCTCTGCACATTTGCCATCCACCGTCTACTTGCATCCGAGAAGAAGCGTACTGATTACGGCCAGTCGTGCGGGAGCTCGTCTGCATGGTCGCTCAGCAGCGTGAGAAGTGGGGCAATTTTCTCAAAGTTTGATCCCTGCCGAATTGTCTCCGTGTCGGGCTGCCATTCAATATAGCCGTGGTCGGCTAATTTCGGCAGGTGGAGATGGTGTAGCTGCGTTGTCACAGCGTCGGGCTCATCTGTCTCTCCTCCGTCGGGCACGATGTCCGCTTCTGTGAGTGTGGCATAGTCGTATGGATTTTCATCCTGTACTGCCAGTAAGAGACGGCGGCGGTACGGGTGATTTAACGCGCTGAGGCTAGCATCCAGGGATGCGATAGCTGTTTGTTGACTCATGATCTTGTGGTTGTGGTTGCGGAACGTATACTCATAGGGCGTTCCGCGTGCCGACCACACGAAGAGAGTAGGAAAACCCTGCACGACCGGTGACCCCGGTTCAAGCGGTCCCCACACGGGGACACAAACGCACAGTGTGTATGTATGATTCCGTAGTTGTCATTACGGAGGTGTAGATGAATAAGTGTTGGGTGAAATATACCTAGATCGTGCCAATATATTTTAAATAGATATCTGCTCATACGAGTCAGCGTCGCGTCGAGACAATCGATGACAAAAACGACGCAGCGAATCATGACTCCACGATTGAACGCCTGCCACTCGGTATGCTCCCGGTTTGCTTTTCACGCTGTAGAGATCAAAAATTTGACACGCTTGCCGACGATAGTCACTGATCAGACACGGTGATTGTTCGGTCAGAAGCGATTGTCACATGCTGGCCGGCATATTCGAAGCGCACGGTTGGCGCAGCATGCTGATACAGACTTTCGAGCGCATCTGGATCAATGGCCTCATACAGGGGTGTTGCAGGTGTCGTGCCGAGGGCCTCGGTTACTGCCGTGACCACTGCACTAGTGATCGATTGGGTGGCTGGTGGTGGTGTTTGAAGAGACGGGTCTACCTCTGACTGTGGGGTACTGGGCATGTCCTCTGCGAATGGACGGTGAGAAAATAGTCTTTGGGGGATATATGCTAGCATATGTCAGGTGTTACTGTCGAGCTGATGGTGACGATACACTCCGTCGGGAGCACTGGGAGTGCTCAGCTGCAGTTCGTCACTTGAGATCACGGCTGTCTACGTCTGCTTAGTGCAACAGACGGCAGTATGGCTGTCGAATTATTGTTCGAATTTGAAAATATTTAGTATACTAGTGCCGGTGAGCTGCTCTCGGTACCGCTAACGCACTATGAGTGCGAACTTGTGGGTGACTTTCCAAACAAACAACCATACTCACCGGATGCCTATCCTTCTCTGTTTAATTGGTTTAATACGTCGTCTCGGACTTCATCTGCGGAATCGTATGTTTTCTCGTCGGCTGAACTCAGCACTTCTTCGATGGATTGTGTGCCACCCATTGACTCAACTTCGTGATCGTCGTAGGTAGAAGTCAATTCATTGCTTGTCACTGGATAGTCTAACTCTTCGAGGCGCTCATCGAACTCGCCAAGTTCACCGCCTTCTGCTCGCTCCTCCACAGGAGATCGATCATCACTCATACAGCAATGATAGCATCGCGAGTCGGAATAAGGTGGTGGCTGCTACACCGGATGAGTAGCGGTGAGAATCAAGGACATGCAGGATAGGGGTCGTAAGGGGAAATCCTATGATAAATGAAATGGTTATAAACAGATTGTTCCCATCACATATTCGACTTTATTGATACATGTTTGGCATCGGGGAATTCATCGGATCCTGTTGTTCTTGAATGATCTGTTGATACTGTGTCGCAACTTGTTCGAGTTCTTCTTCAATCGCTTCTGCTTGCTGGGCAAGTGCGGTCGTTTCAATCTCAAAATCGACTAACGGTTCAACAGCATTCTCGATCAGTGATTGTGCGGCAGTGGGATCCGGGAAAAACGGATTTGTTTTCACAATAAGAATCGTAGTCGGAATTTCGGCCCCAAAGAACTCTTTCGCGAGTGCACCAGTAACACCACCGATAAGGCCTGTCCCGGCAGCAAGTGGGATACCGACGTCCTGTAGTTCCGCTTCAAGTTCATCCGTTGATGCCACGCCATGAATGTCACCGATTTCAGCGTCCGACTGGGCTGGTGCTCCAACAAAAAAGAGTGCATTCTTAAATTCCGTCGCCAATTCGTCCTGTAAACAGTGAGCAAGCCCGCGGTAACTTGATTGGGGAAGGACGACATCACTTTGGAGGGTGATGACGGCTGGATTTGCCTCTCCATACACGCGAATTGCATCCTGCAGACGACCATCACTATACGACGCCACTTGTGGGAACAACTCAGAGTCGAGTGATCCAAGGTGCGTAAGATCAAGCTGGTCTGTGATGTGAGCCGCTGTAATGGCGGCCACGAGACCGTGACCTGGTAACCCTTCGATAAGAGTTGCAGCCTCTGCTTTCTTTGCACTGAAACGTTTGAATTCAACCGGCTTGTCTGTGCCTGCCATATGTCTCGTTACACACTTTCGGTCTTGATCTTTCTCGTTGGCGATCCGGTCGAGATATTTGTCAATTTATTGTCGTGCAGGCCTTTCACCACTCCGCTCCGAGAGTGTCACATAGCTACATTGATTCCTGATCCTCACTCAATTGGATCGGAATAAAACCCACCCAGAAGCAGAATTGATTGTTGTAGTGCGATTGGCTCTCCCGTAATTAGATTTCTGGATTCGAGAACCCGTGTGTTTACACCCGCTTAGTGGACCATAGAGGCACCCGTCAACAGTTAGCAAATGCGTCTGGTGTATCGGCTCACATTCCCCGCCAAGGAAATCGCCCTCATTAGTCCCTACCTCCGTGAGTCGGATTCATCTCTCGAATTCGCCACCCTCGGCGAGTCCTCTACTGAACTCTTCCCCATTTTTGGGCATACGGTCCTGACCGCGAACTGCTCGCCGATCGCCTCGCTACTGACCGAGCAGTAACAGAGATTTCTCAACTCGCTCGGTGTTCCGACCGCGTACGCTACCGGGTAGAATGGGATATGAACGCCGATGCAGTCGCTTCGCTCGAAGAACTTGCAACGACACTCCACAACCAAAATGTAACGGTGCTGTTCGGGCGGGTTACACCCACCGAATGGCACTGTTTCCTCCAATTTCCGTGTCGGGACTCAGTAATTCACTTCTCTACCGAGTCTGCCGTTTTACAGCCCAGACTTGATCAACAGACGGATCTCGAATTGAAGAACTACCGGTCCTAAGTTTTGAAAGAGAGGGGTGGAATCGGACTCTCATACCCTGTAACTTCGTGTGCATGGTTAAGCAGGGAAGTTAACCCCCTACCGATACTCTCATACAGGCACACCATAGTTTACTAGCATATGGCAGAGTTTGTGGTTCACTTGTTGCTGATACAGAGAATGGATCCATCACAGGAGATCTCGCTTATTTCGTCTCTGCGACACTGAACCAACCGCTAAGTAGACATACCTATTGAGGTCTACACCAGCAGAAATATTGATTGAAAGGTAGGATACCGTTCAGGAAGACACAGGGTTGCAATTCCAGCCAGGGTCGTGACCAGTGCGGTCAATGAGGTCGGATCGACACGCTGGGCAATAGTCGGGGGTGACAAATTCGCTTCGAGGGACGTACACCGCACCGCCGCACTCCACGCACGCATCCGCAACGATGGTCGTGCAGTCCGCGCAGACGTTAAAGTCGTCAACTGTGAGGTTGCGCAGGGGTTCGAGTTGTTTATCCAAATTGTACTCGTCGATGACCGACTGACAGCTGTGGCACAGTTTCATGGCGATGCACATAACACCATGTGACCACACCCTAAATACCTGCCTCCGAGAACTGACAGACTCACGGCAGCCCAAGCGAACAGTGTTTTCTCTGGAGTTGTCGATGGTTTCTGATACTGATCCCTAACCAGAACCCTCACGAAGCAATTGGACCATGCGTATCCACCGTAGTGATCTTTCTGCTACGTTCCGGTTATCGGTATTAGATTAGAAATGAATCTTGAGCCAATGCTTATTCGCGTCGCGATCCAACCTCACTTAATGAGCCTGTTCAGTAACGTCGGAAGGAAGTTCGAAAAGACGAAACGGGCGTTTATCGATGACGGGCAGACGGAGTATGCCTGTGTGTCCTGTGATAACCCCGTGGACGGAGAATACGAGTACTGCCCCCACTGTGGCGAGGAAACAGTCGAACCGGTCGAGTGATTCTGTCCAACAATCCGCACCCGTATCCGAGTATTACGTGGTCTGTAGTTGTTGCCTGCTCCTGACCAGCGTTTTCGATTCCTCCTGACGGGCTGTACTCTTGAACGACACTCTTCTGTGAATCGGCTGACCTCTACACCTACGTGCCAATTATAGCGGAGAGTCGTGGTACTTTAACTCTCGGAAGTGTTATCCGTGTGTGAGGACTGTGTTTGTTTGTAATGGCAAACGGTAAAGTTGACTTCTTCAACGACACGGGCGGTTACGGTTTTATTTCGACTGACGACGACGACATCGACGATGACGAGGACGTCTTCTTCCACATGGAGGACGTCGGCGGCCCCGACCTCGAAGAAGGGCAGGAAGTCGAGTTCGACATCGAATCATCCCCTAAGGGACCGCGCGCGACGAACCTCGTTCGTAAGTAATCGCGAATTTCACCCGTCGTTCACAGCGATGGATGACAACTCAGTTCTTTCACTGTCACGCGCCGTAGCTGGTGTTATTTGTGCGCTCTGTACTTGGCTATACAATTAAGCTCAATCTGAGAATCCACTGTGCTGTATACGCGCTCTGTATTCAGCACGCTATTTGTGTTAACCACTGAGGGTTTCAACACGGCCGATGATCTGTAAAGGTCCACAATTGCTTAAAATAGGGCTTGAAGGACTCATTTTCGAATCAATCGATCTATCGTTCATGTCTTCGATCCGTCTTTTGTTCATACATTCCGCCAATTTCTGATCTCCATCTTCGGTGGTTAAATCGCCTCGAATGATCGCCACTAGTGACCAACAGACAGTCGGGAGAAACACACGGCTCCCCACCCAGCTGAAACACACCGGATTTCATCTGCTTTTCTACCGTCTGGATCGGACTATTCTGACCGAGCTCATCTCGATTCTTGGTGGATATCCGATGTTGAACGATTGATCGGTTACTGTGGATTGATTATCCACGACGCTATGAGTAACCCGATTATACTGATGATTAGAACAGGCAGCATTGGGCATCGTCCTCTTTGGCAGGGGTAATACTGTGATCCAGTGATAAAACAGGTTGTTTCTGGAAGAAAACAACAGGTATCATAATCAACAATTCCTCGCTGAACCCAATAGATTGACTGTGGGCACAAGAGCCAATTTTTACTGTTCGCGACCCTTATTCTGTCTCAACGGTGTTACGAAATGGCACAGTATAAAGTCGAATGTGTGACCCTCGACTACGACTCGCAATATGATGATTGCCGTTGTATCGAGGAACTCGGGTTTCGGACTGAAGGTGGAGGAATAACGACTCGAACACCACGTCAAGTATACGAGATGGTTGAACAAAACGGCGATACAGTCCTCGTCGAGTACAGAGGAAACCTTACCGAAGTGGTTGGCGTGACTCACGGAGCGACAAAATACGTCCGAACACGGTCGACAGATACCGGAAACGATGATCTTGTGAAAAAGCCAAGCTGTTGAGAACGTTCTGCCGACTCAGCGTACAGCTTAGTCGCAGTCTCGGTTGTCAGAGCTAATCGGATTTCTCATGATTAAAATCAGTAAGTATTTTGACCCAAGGATTTGTGATGGTTCCTTCCCACAGTAAGACTAGAC
The window above is part of the Haladaptatus caseinilyticus genome. Proteins encoded here:
- a CDS encoding nucleotidyltransferase domain-containing protein, producing the protein MVAKSDRQTGKSIKLPLPVPEGRLFRHAATSDILNLLAASPHTALSIRDLRRVTEHSASSVTDAVDLLEATHLVTTSYDGNRKLVQINRERLSHPDDPILEIPQAEFRDPVRTLVDRVTEELSTVHGIVLFGSVARGKADRRSDIDCFVLVDDEQALAQQTAHEIASELSDERFDGDRFKFQVLVESTTTAQRYGDRLREIFTTGLTLVDSESLQQLKSEVLTNGR
- a CDS encoding zinc ribbon domain-containing protein, with the translated sequence MSLFSNVGRKFEKTKRAFIDDGQTEYACVSCDNPVDGEYEYCPHCGEETVEPVE
- a CDS encoding proteasome assembly chaperone family protein, which translates into the protein MAGTDKPVEFKRFSAKKAEAATLIEGLPGHGLVAAITAAHITDQLDLTHLGSLDSELFPQVASYSDGRLQDAIRVYGEANPAVITLQSDVVLPQSSYRGLAHCLQDELATEFKNALFFVGAPAQSDAEIGDIHGVASTDELEAELQDVGIPLAAGTGLIGGVTGALAKEFFGAEIPTTILIVKTNPFFPDPTAAQSLIENAVEPLVDFEIETTALAQQAEAIEEELEQVATQYQQIIQEQQDPMNSPMPNMYQ
- a CDS encoding diacylglycerol kinase family protein; protein product: MGLFDVVIVEEMSTSDIVADAASHRLLGQDTDHVHHMQVKRLEIDSLHDEPIELSLDSELSTHEHLALQIRPQKLTVCAGPEYVPRSVPE
- a CDS encoding HalOD1 output domain-containing protein, which translates into the protein MTGPEDFPIPDAQPTSGMQPLNGTEPIETTVINRILQHENTDPEDLVPLYEVIDPEALNLLFAPRRDGSSRSTAGTVRFQYCGYQVTVTSDHDVRLDPLTDE
- a CDS encoding diacylglycerol kinase family protein; translation: MHEVIQRLVQASGLDAVTLGVILTGTEKVARTNLGITTVEQGFDVLKSGARRCIDVGTWGELKEQFGSLALVIAGVQEVMRFDGLNIELSAVPKGKEIT
- a CDS encoding DUF5789 family protein, whose protein sequence is MSDDRSPVEERAEGGELGEFDERLEELDYPVTSNELTSTYDDHEVESMGGTQSIEEVLSSADEKTYDSADEVRDDVLNQLNREG
- a CDS encoding DUF7571 family protein, which translates into the protein MKLCHSCQSVIDEYNLDKQLEPLRNLTVDDFNVCADCTTIVADACVECGGAVYVPRSEFVTPDYCPACRSDLIDRTGHDPGWNCNPVSS
- a CDS encoding HalOD1 output domain-containing protein translates to MLAYIPQRLFSHRPFAEDMPSTPQSEVDPSLQTPPPATQSITSAVVTAVTEALGTTPATPLYEAIDPDALESLYQHAAPTVRFEYAGQHVTIASDRTITVSDQ
- a CDS encoding DUF7344 domain-containing protein, translating into MSQQTAIASLDASLSALNHPYRRRLLLAVQDENPYDYATLTEADIVPDGGETDEPDAVTTQLHHLHLPKLADHGYIEWQPDTETIRQGSNFEKIAPLLTLLSDHADELPHDWP
- a CDS encoding cold-shock protein, which encodes MANGKVDFFNDTGGYGFISTDDDDIDDDEDVFFHMEDVGGPDLEEGQEVEFDIESSPKGPRATNLVRK